The Brasilonema sennae CENA114 genome includes a region encoding these proteins:
- the asnS gene encoding asparagine--tRNA ligase yields MENRRIAEILRSGEPDEFVAVQGWVRTKRELKGFSFLEVNDGSCLASLQVVLNEDLPDYDDILKKLNTGASVEVAGVLVGSLGKGQRIELKTDKIKVFGEADPETYPLQKKRHSFEFLRTIGHLRSRTNSFGAVFRVRNACATAIHQFFQERGFLWVHTPIITANDCEGAGELFSVTSLDLKNVPRTQTQAIDYSKDFFSKPTYLTVSGQLEAEVMAMAFTNVYTFGPTFRAENSNTSRHLAEFWMVEPEMAFCDLKGDMDLAEAFLKHIFKYVLETCQEDMEFFNQRIDNTVLATADNIINNKFERITYTEAVKLLEKADVQFEYPVNWGLDLQSEHERYLCEQLFKKPVIVSNYPAQIKAFYMRLDEDEKTVSAMDILAPKIGEIIGGSQREERLDVLERRIQAQGMKPEDLWWYLDLRRFGTVPHAGFGLGFERLVQFMTGMGNIRDVIPFPRTPESAEF; encoded by the coding sequence ATGGAAAATCGACGGATTGCAGAAATATTGCGAAGTGGTGAACCTGATGAATTTGTAGCAGTTCAAGGCTGGGTTCGCACAAAACGAGAGTTAAAAGGATTTTCTTTTCTAGAAGTAAATGATGGCTCATGTTTGGCGAGTTTGCAAGTGGTACTCAATGAGGATTTGCCAGACTACGATGATATTTTAAAAAAGCTCAATACAGGTGCTTCTGTGGAAGTAGCTGGAGTGTTGGTGGGATCACTTGGGAAAGGACAGCGGATCGAGTTGAAAACAGACAAGATAAAAGTTTTTGGGGAAGCTGATCCCGAAACATATCCGCTGCAAAAGAAACGCCATTCCTTTGAGTTTTTGCGAACTATAGGACATTTGCGATCGCGCACCAATTCCTTTGGTGCAGTTTTCCGAGTTAGAAACGCCTGCGCTACCGCCATTCATCAATTCTTCCAAGAACGCGGGTTTTTGTGGGTACACACTCCCATCATCACCGCTAACGACTGCGAAGGTGCTGGTGAACTTTTCAGTGTAACTAGTTTGGATCTCAAAAATGTTCCCCGCACACAAACCCAAGCTATAGATTATAGTAAAGACTTTTTTAGTAAACCGACATATTTAACAGTCAGCGGTCAACTTGAAGCCGAAGTTATGGCGATGGCGTTTACGAACGTCTATACTTTTGGTCCTACCTTCCGTGCAGAAAACTCTAACACCTCCCGCCACTTAGCTGAATTTTGGATGGTAGAACCAGAGATGGCTTTTTGCGATCTCAAGGGAGATATGGATTTAGCCGAGGCGTTTCTCAAACATATTTTCAAATATGTACTAGAAACTTGCCAGGAAGACATGGAATTTTTCAATCAGCGTATTGATAATACTGTATTGGCAACGGCAGACAACATTATTAATAATAAATTTGAGCGCATAACTTACACAGAAGCCGTCAAACTGTTAGAGAAAGCTGATGTTCAGTTTGAATATCCTGTCAACTGGGGCTTGGATTTACAGTCAGAACACGAACGTTATCTTTGCGAACAACTGTTCAAAAAGCCAGTTATCGTTAGCAATTACCCAGCACAAATCAAAGCCTTTTATATGCGCTTAGATGAGGATGAAAAAACCGTTTCTGCGATGGATATTCTGGCTCCAAAAATAGGTGAAATTATCGGCGGTTCTCAAAGAGAAGAACGATTAGATGTCCTAGAACGTCGCATACAAGCTCAAGGAATGAAACCAGAAGATTTGTGGTGGTATCTGGATTTGCGTCGCTTTGGAACTGTCCCCCATGCTGGTTTTGGGTTGGGTTTTGAACGACTTGTGCAATTTATGACGGGGATGGGAAACATTAGAGATGTGATTCCGTTTCCAAGGACTCCGGAAAGTGCTGAGTTTTAG
- a CDS encoding DUF6439 family protein — protein sequence MSKSTQLPKASQLNEFSSLELAQALMEKLSISPNDWHRLKSNRNVRASEQVAAAVVFLLKDQPQEALLRLQQATGWLDRSISAPPCPSHGEQKK from the coding sequence ATGTCGAAATCAACCCAGCTACCTAAAGCTAGTCAACTGAATGAGTTTAGCAGCTTGGAACTAGCCCAAGCCCTGATGGAGAAGCTGAGCATCTCTCCTAACGATTGGCATCGTCTCAAGTCTAACCGCAATGTTCGCGCAAGTGAACAAGTAGCAGCAGCTGTTGTGTTTCTGCTTAAAGATCAACCACAAGAAGCTTTACTCAGACTCCAGCAAGCAACTGGTTGGTTGGATCGTTCTATTTCTGCTCCACCTTGTCCAAGTCACGGCGAGCAAAAGAAATAG
- a CDS encoding ATP-binding protein: MITISLRPTGRNWGTITFASTLYLCPILDLLLADIPGKLQAELRLGLQEALVNAAKHGNNLDPGKRVIVRFSLIDNQYWWVISDQGSGFTPCCTSNVDIDPTEYLPPDESENGRGMSILHQIFDQVQWNSKGTELRLCKQIENRNRLALRR, from the coding sequence GTGATCACTATCTCGCTTCGTCCTACAGGGCGTAATTGGGGCACAATTACTTTTGCCTCAACTTTGTACCTCTGTCCGATTTTAGATTTGCTTTTGGCAGATATTCCGGGCAAATTACAAGCAGAATTGCGCCTAGGACTTCAAGAAGCTCTGGTAAACGCAGCCAAACATGGTAACAATCTAGATCCGGGGAAAAGGGTTATCGTTCGCTTTTCCTTAATTGATAATCAGTATTGGTGGGTCATCTCAGACCAAGGTAGCGGTTTTACACCATGTTGTACTAGCAACGTTGATATCGATCCCACAGAATATTTACCACCCGATGAGTCAGAAAATGGTCGTGGTATGTCTATTCTTCATCAAATCTTCGACCAGGTTCAATGGAACAGTAAAGGTACAGAGTTGAGGCTTTGTAAACAAATAGAAAATCGAAACCGGCTTGCTTTGCGACGGTGA
- the rlmD gene encoding 23S rRNA (uracil(1939)-C(5))-methyltransferase RlmD, translating to MTKKTWKQGELIDVEIVDLNDAGDGVGRWEERIVFVSDTVPGDRAVVLLVHVKPNYAHAKLKQLLKSSPYRIRPSCIVADKCGGCQWQHIDYPYQLLAKQNQVIQALERIGGFVQPPVDPVLSTAECLGYRNKATYPVGLSANLTVQAGYYQKGSHQLINLNQCPVQDPRLNPLLLEVKQDIQKRGWQAYNEQRHTGVVRHLSLRIGRRTGEILLTLVVKDSNLDRIQDQALEWLKRYPQLVGVCLNRNPNRTNAIFGRETHCIAGRSYLREKFAGLEFQVRPDTFFQVNTETAEALLQVIQSELNLQGSEVLLDTYCGIGTLTLPLAKQVKKAIGLELQPEAVEQAILNAKHNDISNVIFQTGAVEKLLPEIEILPDIVLLDPPRKGCDRTVIETLLKSKPQRIVYVSCKVATLARDLKLLCQNGVYSLTRVQPADFFGQTAHVEAAAFLVLSQLDKGTNSFTT from the coding sequence ATGACTAAAAAAACTTGGAAACAAGGTGAATTAATTGACGTTGAGATAGTGGATTTGAATGATGCAGGTGATGGTGTAGGGCGTTGGGAAGAAAGGATCGTATTTGTAAGCGACACTGTACCAGGCGATCGCGCTGTTGTCTTGTTGGTACACGTTAAACCCAACTACGCTCACGCTAAACTCAAGCAACTTCTCAAATCATCGCCCTACCGCATCCGACCTAGCTGTATCGTGGCTGATAAATGTGGTGGTTGTCAATGGCAGCATATTGATTATCCGTACCAGTTGCTAGCAAAGCAAAATCAAGTTATCCAGGCTTTGGAACGTATTGGCGGTTTTGTCCAACCACCAGTAGATCCAGTTCTTTCGACTGCTGAATGTTTGGGCTACCGTAACAAAGCGACTTATCCTGTGGGATTATCTGCCAATCTTACGGTTCAAGCTGGTTACTACCAAAAAGGTAGTCACCAATTGATTAACTTGAACCAATGTCCTGTACAAGATCCCAGATTAAATCCTTTGCTGTTGGAAGTTAAACAGGACATCCAAAAGCGAGGTTGGCAAGCTTACAACGAACAGCGCCACACAGGTGTTGTACGTCATCTTAGTTTACGCATTGGTCGCCGCACAGGGGAAATATTACTAACTTTGGTGGTTAAGGACTCGAATTTAGACAGAATTCAAGACCAAGCCCTGGAATGGTTAAAGCGTTATCCCCAGTTAGTGGGGGTTTGTTTGAACCGCAACCCAAATCGTACTAATGCCATTTTTGGACGGGAAACTCATTGCATTGCTGGGCGTTCTTACTTAAGAGAAAAATTTGCCGGACTAGAATTCCAAGTACGACCAGATACTTTTTTCCAAGTAAATACGGAGACAGCAGAAGCATTGTTGCAGGTCATTCAATCAGAACTCAATTTACAAGGTTCTGAGGTGTTACTTGATACTTATTGTGGGATTGGGACGTTGACATTGCCACTTGCCAAACAAGTTAAGAAAGCAATCGGGTTAGAATTGCAACCTGAGGCAGTAGAACAAGCAATTTTAAATGCAAAGCATAATGATATTTCAAATGTCATTTTTCAGACTGGGGCTGTGGAGAAATTACTTCCTGAGATAGAAATTTTGCCAGACATTGTTCTGCTTGATCCACCACGTAAGGGATGCGATCGCACTGTAATTGAAACTTTACTCAAATCTAAACCGCAACGTATTGTTTACGTCAGTTGTAAAGTCGCTACCCTTGCTCGTGACCTCAAATTACTTTGTCAAAACGGGGTATATAGTCTCACACGGGTACAACCGGCTGATTTTTTTGGGCAAACCGCTCATGTGGAAGCTGCTGCATTTCTTGTTCTATCACAATTGGACAAAGGTACTAACTCATTTACAACTTAA
- a CDS encoding allophycocyanin subunit alpha-B, with translation MTVVSQVILQADDQLRYPSSGELNNIKDYLQTGEQRIRIVSTLAENEKKIVQEATKQLWQKRPDFIAPGGNAYGQKQRALCVRDYGWYLRLITYGILAGDKQPIEDIGLIGVREMYNSLGVPVPGMVEAISCLKKASLNLLNTEDAAEAAPYFDYIIQAMS, from the coding sequence ATGACTGTAGTAAGCCAAGTTATTCTCCAAGCCGACGACCAACTGCGTTATCCTAGCAGTGGTGAGCTCAACAATATCAAAGACTATTTGCAAACCGGCGAGCAACGGATACGAATTGTCTCAACCTTAGCCGAAAATGAAAAAAAGATAGTTCAAGAAGCTACTAAACAACTTTGGCAGAAGCGTCCCGACTTTATCGCACCTGGGGGCAATGCATACGGACAAAAACAACGTGCTTTATGTGTACGTGACTACGGTTGGTACTTGCGCCTAATCACTTACGGTATACTAGCTGGTGACAAACAACCAATTGAAGATATTGGTTTAATTGGTGTCAGGGAAATGTACAATTCCCTGGGCGTTCCCGTACCTGGAATGGTAGAAGCAATTAGCTGTCTGAAAAAAGCCTCCCTTAACTTACTGAATACAGAAGACGCGGCTGAAGCAGCCCCCTACTTTGACTACATCATTCAAGCGATGTCTTAA
- the purL gene encoding phosphoribosylformylglycinamidine synthase subunit PurL, translating into MIPISDAPFSPEEIAAVGLKLEEYEEIVRRLGRHPNKAELGMFGVMWSEHCCYKNSRPLLKQFPTTGPRILVGPGENAGVVDLGDGLRLAFKIESHNHPSAVEPFQGAATGVGGILRDIFTMGARPIAVLNSLRFGSLDDAKTQRLFSGVVAGISHYGNCVGVPTVGGEVYFDPAYSDNPLVNVMALGLMETPEIVKSGASGIGNPVLYVGSTTGRDGMGGASFASAELSDQSMDDRPAVQVGDPFLEKSLIEACLEAFKTGAVVAAQDMGAAGITCSTSEMAAKGDVGIEFDLDKIPVREAGMVPYEYLLSESQERMLFVAHKGREQELIDIFHRWGLHAVVAGSVIAEPIVRILFQGEVAAEIPATALAENTPLYHRELLAQPPEYAQKAWEWTPDSLPKSTSAGIEIQGRLQSWNDILLTLLDTPSIASKRWVYRQYDHQVQNNTVMLPGGADASVIRLRPQLGEDEEIVSSVKSAVAATVDCNPRYVYLDPYEGAKAVVAEAARNLSCVGAEPLAVTDNLNFGSPEKPIGYWQLAEACRGLAEGCREMTTPVTGGNVSLYNETLDSQGKPQPIYPTPVVGMVGLIPDLTKICGQAWQVNGDLIYLLGELSCHSTLGGSEYLATIHNTVAGKPPRVDFELERQVQQVCREGIRKGWVRSAHDCAEGGVAVALAECCITGKFGAQIQLELPAQNNQRWDEILFGEGGARILVSIGIEQQQTWESFLTEQLGHHWQKLGKVENYDIGLRILTIENNTLIKVTIEEMSDRYLNAIQTRLTIHNTTSSS; encoded by the coding sequence ATGATCCCCATTTCCGATGCTCCTTTTTCTCCTGAAGAAATCGCAGCTGTTGGTTTGAAGCTAGAAGAATATGAAGAAATTGTCAGGCGTCTGGGGCGTCATCCCAACAAAGCGGAACTGGGAATGTTTGGGGTGATGTGGTCAGAACACTGCTGTTACAAAAATTCCCGTCCGTTACTCAAACAGTTTCCTACGACAGGACCCCGCATTCTTGTTGGACCTGGCGAAAATGCTGGTGTTGTAGATTTGGGCGATGGTCTGCGACTTGCGTTTAAGATTGAGTCACACAACCATCCATCAGCGGTTGAACCTTTTCAAGGAGCTGCGACAGGAGTAGGAGGTATCTTAAGAGATATTTTTACAATGGGTGCGCGTCCCATTGCGGTATTAAATTCTCTGCGCTTTGGTTCTCTGGACGATGCGAAAACCCAAAGGCTTTTTAGTGGCGTTGTAGCTGGTATCTCCCATTACGGAAATTGCGTAGGTGTCCCCACTGTCGGCGGTGAAGTTTACTTTGATCCCGCTTATTCTGACAACCCTTTGGTGAATGTGATGGCGCTGGGATTGATGGAAACGCCAGAAATTGTTAAATCTGGGGCGTCTGGTATAGGTAACCCCGTGCTTTATGTTGGTTCTACAACCGGACGTGATGGTATGGGAGGTGCAAGTTTTGCCAGTGCAGAACTCAGCGATCAGTCTATGGATGATCGTCCAGCGGTACAAGTGGGCGATCCCTTTTTGGAGAAGTCGTTAATTGAAGCTTGTTTGGAAGCGTTTAAAACAGGTGCAGTCGTCGCCGCACAGGATATGGGGGCTGCTGGTATTACCTGTTCTACTTCAGAAATGGCTGCAAAAGGCGATGTGGGCATCGAATTCGATTTAGATAAAATTCCTGTACGGGAAGCAGGAATGGTTCCCTACGAATATTTGCTTTCGGAATCTCAAGAACGGATGTTGTTTGTTGCACACAAGGGACGCGAACAAGAGTTAATTGACATTTTCCATCGATGGGGACTGCATGCAGTTGTTGCAGGTTCTGTTATTGCTGAACCGATTGTCCGGATTTTATTCCAAGGTGAAGTTGCTGCAGAAATTCCTGCAACGGCGTTGGCAGAAAATACGCCCCTATATCACCGGGAATTGTTGGCCCAACCACCGGAATATGCACAAAAAGCTTGGGAATGGACTCCTGATTCTCTGCCTAAGAGTACATCTGCTGGTATAGAAATTCAAGGACGCTTGCAAAGTTGGAATGACATCCTGTTGACTTTGCTGGATACTCCTAGCATTGCGTCAAAACGTTGGGTATATCGTCAATATGACCATCAGGTGCAGAATAACACTGTTATGTTGCCAGGTGGTGCAGATGCTTCTGTGATTCGCTTGCGTCCACAGTTGGGCGAGGATGAGGAAATAGTCTCCAGTGTCAAAAGCGCTGTGGCGGCTACGGTTGATTGCAATCCCCGTTATGTTTATCTTGATCCCTATGAGGGAGCTAAGGCAGTTGTCGCAGAAGCCGCACGCAATCTCAGCTGTGTGGGTGCAGAACCTTTAGCGGTTACTGATAACCTGAATTTTGGTAGTCCAGAAAAACCTATTGGTTACTGGCAATTAGCAGAAGCTTGTCGCGGTTTGGCTGAAGGTTGTCGAGAAATGACAACTCCAGTAACTGGGGGAAATGTTTCTCTTTACAACGAAACTCTCGATTCTCAAGGTAAGCCACAACCAATCTATCCTACCCCTGTTGTGGGTATGGTAGGCTTAATCCCTGATTTGACCAAGATTTGTGGTCAAGCTTGGCAAGTGAATGGTGATCTGATTTATTTGTTGGGTGAACTTTCTTGCCACTCTACGCTGGGGGGTTCGGAATATTTAGCCACTATCCACAACACTGTTGCTGGAAAACCGCCACGAGTTGATTTTGAATTGGAACGCCAAGTACAACAAGTCTGTCGCGAGGGAATTCGCAAAGGTTGGGTACGTTCGGCTCATGATTGTGCTGAAGGTGGAGTCGCTGTTGCTCTGGCAGAATGTTGTATAACTGGCAAATTTGGTGCCCAGATCCAATTAGAGTTACCAGCACAGAACAACCAACGTTGGGATGAAATTCTTTTTGGTGAAGGTGGCGCACGAATTCTAGTTTCTATTGGAATAGAACAACAACAAACTTGGGAGAGTTTTTTAACAGAACAACTAGGTCATCATTGGCAAAAACTTGGTAAAGTTGAAAATTATGACATAGGTTTGCGAATCTTAACAATTGAAAATAACACTTTAATAAAAGTTACAATAGAAGAAATGAGCGATCGCTATCTAAACGCAATTCAAACCCGTTTGACCATTCATAACACGACTTCTAGTTCATAG
- the purF gene encoding amidophosphoribosyltransferase, whose protein sequence is MIPHQPDSLDDSQLPYNSVNDHENRPDKPEEACGVFGIYAPGEDVAKLTYFGLYALQHRGQESAGIATFEGEQVKLHKDMGLVSQVFNESTLQNLSGTIAVGHTRYSTTGSSRKVNAQPAVVETRLGSVALAHNGNLVNTVPLREELLNNNCNLVSSTDSEMIAFAIAEEINAGADWQEGCMRAFHRCQGAFSLVIGTSQGIMGVRDPNGIRPLVIGTLGENPVRYVLSSETCGLDIIGAQYLRDVQPGEMVWITEVGLTSFQWSQKSKTKLCIFEMIYFARPDSVMHNESLYTYRMRIGRRLAKESPANADLVIGVPDSGIPAAIGYSQASGIPYAEGLIKNRYVGRTFIQPTQSMRESGIRMKLNPLKDVLFGKRVIIVDDSIVRGTTSRKLVKALREAGALEVHMRISSPPVTHPCFYGIDTDTQDQLIAATTSVEDIAKLLEVDSLAYLTRQGMLWSTREDPESFCCACFTGDYPVSVPEQVKRSKLMLEKVSV, encoded by the coding sequence ATGATTCCTCACCAACCCGACTCTTTGGATGACTCTCAATTGCCTTATAACTCAGTCAATGACCATGAAAATCGTCCAGATAAGCCAGAAGAAGCTTGCGGTGTTTTTGGTATCTACGCACCAGGAGAAGACGTTGCCAAACTAACATACTTTGGATTGTACGCCCTCCAGCACCGGGGTCAAGAATCGGCTGGTATTGCCACATTTGAGGGTGAACAAGTCAAGTTACACAAAGACATGGGGTTGGTGTCCCAAGTCTTTAATGAATCTACCCTGCAAAATTTATCTGGAACTATCGCTGTTGGTCACACTCGTTATTCAACCACGGGTTCTAGCCGCAAAGTGAACGCTCAACCTGCTGTTGTGGAAACTCGCTTGGGTTCTGTAGCGCTTGCACATAATGGGAATTTAGTCAATACTGTGCCGCTACGGGAGGAGTTGTTGAACAACAACTGCAACTTAGTTAGCAGCACTGACTCAGAAATGATTGCTTTTGCTATTGCTGAAGAAATCAACGCTGGTGCTGATTGGCAAGAGGGCTGCATGCGCGCTTTTCACCGCTGTCAAGGAGCTTTTAGCTTAGTGATTGGTACATCACAAGGTATAATGGGCGTTCGCGACCCCAATGGCATTCGTCCCCTTGTGATTGGTACCTTGGGTGAGAATCCAGTTCGCTATGTTCTGTCCTCTGAAACTTGTGGTTTAGACATCATTGGTGCGCAATACTTGCGAGATGTCCAACCAGGTGAAATGGTTTGGATTACGGAAGTTGGTTTAACTTCCTTTCAATGGAGTCAAAAATCCAAGACAAAGCTGTGCATTTTTGAGATGATTTACTTTGCTCGTCCTGATAGCGTGATGCACAACGAGAGTTTGTACACCTATCGGATGCGTATAGGACGGCGACTGGCTAAAGAATCTCCGGCTAATGCTGATTTGGTGATTGGTGTCCCTGATTCTGGAATTCCCGCTGCTATAGGCTATTCTCAAGCTTCTGGCATTCCTTATGCGGAAGGATTGATTAAGAATCGTTACGTCGGGCGTACCTTTATTCAGCCGACACAGAGTATGCGAGAATCGGGTATCCGCATGAAACTCAACCCCCTCAAAGATGTGTTATTTGGTAAACGAGTCATCATTGTAGATGATTCCATTGTGCGGGGAACTACTAGCCGTAAGTTGGTCAAAGCTTTACGAGAAGCAGGTGCGTTAGAAGTGCATATGCGAATTTCCTCTCCACCAGTGACTCACCCCTGCTTTTATGGTATTGATACTGATACCCAAGACCAACTCATTGCTGCTACTACCTCAGTAGAAGATATTGCTAAGCTACTAGAAGTTGATAGTCTGGCCTATCTCACCAGGCAAGGAATGCTCTGGTCAACACGAGAAGATCCAGAAAGCTTTTGTTGTGCTTGCTTCACTGGAGACTACCCAGTTTCTGTTCCCGAACAAGTGAAGCGTTCTAAATTGATGTTGGAGAAAGTATCTGTTTAG
- a CDS encoding ABC transporter permease: protein MTTTRISLDASRDWLLRLVTSESFIYVTKRLLQALLTLFLASALSFIIIQLAPGDYVDTLRQNPKISPERIEELRRQFGLDKSWPEQFGLWVWRIITQGDFGTSFVYQRSVGSLLWERVPATLLLAVASLIVTWAIAIPLGIVAAVKQNQLVDRILQIISYAGQGFPSFITALLLLILAQNLSPIFPVGDMTSINHNELNWFGQILDIGWHMILPTIALSVTSFAGLQRITRGELLDVLRQDYIQTARAKGLPENRVVYVHALRNAINPLITLLGFELAGLLGGAFIAEFFFNWPGLGRLTLQAVQAQDLYLVMASLVMSAVLLSVGNLIADLLLKVSDPRIRLENLN from the coding sequence ATGACTACTACACGAATTTCCTTGGATGCAAGCCGTGACTGGCTTTTAAGGTTAGTCACGAGCGAAAGTTTTATTTATGTCACCAAGCGACTATTGCAGGCGCTGTTGACTTTGTTCTTAGCGTCGGCGTTGTCGTTTATCATTATTCAACTTGCTCCAGGAGACTATGTAGATACGCTACGGCAAAACCCAAAGATTTCTCCAGAAAGAATTGAGGAACTTAGACGACAGTTTGGTCTGGATAAATCTTGGCCAGAGCAATTTGGACTTTGGGTGTGGCGAATCATAACACAGGGAGATTTTGGCACAAGCTTTGTTTACCAGCGCTCAGTGGGGTCGCTGTTGTGGGAACGGGTACCTGCCACTTTGTTGTTGGCAGTGGCTTCTTTGATTGTAACCTGGGCGATCGCCATCCCCTTGGGTATAGTCGCGGCTGTGAAACAAAATCAGTTGGTTGACCGCATTTTGCAGATAATTAGCTATGCAGGACAAGGGTTTCCCAGTTTCATCACCGCTTTATTATTGCTGATTTTAGCCCAAAACCTCTCACCCATTTTTCCAGTGGGTGACATGACTAGCATTAATCACAATGAACTCAATTGGTTTGGTCAAATCCTAGATATTGGCTGGCACATGATTTTACCCACGATTGCTTTGAGTGTCACCAGCTTTGCTGGCTTACAGCGTATTACTCGTGGTGAATTATTGGATGTGCTACGTCAAGATTATATTCAAACGGCTCGTGCCAAAGGATTGCCAGAAAACCGCGTTGTTTATGTTCATGCTTTGCGCAATGCAATCAACCCTTTGATTACTTTGTTAGGTTTCGAGTTAGCAGGTTTATTGGGTGGTGCATTTATTGCAGAATTTTTCTTCAATTGGCCTGGTTTAGGAAGATTGACTTTACAAGCGGTGCAGGCTCAAGATTTATATTTGGTGATGGCAAGTTTGGTTATGAGCGCTGTATTGCTCAGTGTTGGTAATTTGATCGCGGATTTGTTACTGAAGGTGAGTGATCCTCGCATTCGTTTAGAAAATCTCAATTAA
- a CDS encoding adenine phosphoribosyltransferase: MNLKSLIRDIPDFPKPGILFRDITTLLRDPEGLRYTVDLFVQKIKDAGLTAEYIVGIESRGFIVGAPLAYQLGIGFIPVRKRGKLPAAVHSIEYALEYGTDCLEVHQDALHAGSRVLIIDDLLATGGTASATAKLVQKIGCKLEGFGFIIELHDLQGRKHLPDVPILTLVEY; the protein is encoded by the coding sequence ATGAATTTAAAGTCTCTGATTCGTGACATTCCAGATTTTCCTAAACCGGGAATTTTATTTCGCGATATTACTACGCTGCTGCGCGATCCAGAGGGATTGCGCTACACGGTTGACCTGTTTGTACAAAAAATAAAAGATGCTGGATTGACGGCAGAATACATAGTGGGAATAGAGTCACGGGGCTTTATTGTTGGCGCACCGCTTGCTTATCAGTTAGGAATTGGTTTTATTCCTGTTCGTAAACGTGGTAAATTACCAGCAGCAGTCCACTCAATAGAGTACGCACTGGAGTACGGTACTGATTGTTTGGAAGTCCACCAAGACGCTTTGCACGCAGGAAGCCGAGTTTTGATTATAGACGACTTGCTCGCAACGGGTGGAACAGCAAGTGCAACGGCAAAATTAGTCCAAAAAATTGGCTGCAAACTTGAAGGTTTTGGGTTTATCATCGAGCTACATGATTTACAAGGACGAAAACATCTGCCAGATGTGCCCATCCTCACCCTTGTAGAATACTAG
- a CDS encoding DUF3038 domain-containing protein, which yields MNISASITPINSPTPQSVPMILDSLPQPVVEGQGCPRRARLQIDLILLAIEALELGGSEAILAFAEELDLKGIVKNRVNLWQMRSTNPMRRAHIRRPLSIMEAKALVVIGCYIARRLTVVIRQLLAIHQQMVEKQLPLEQNLRLSNYLERFRSHFKSRMNSRRSGVLALHSEEKLNELAITLLEQLLFCTGTAGMQRFWISLFDGEVE from the coding sequence ATGAATATTTCTGCTAGTATCACACCAATTAACAGTCCAACTCCCCAGTCTGTGCCGATGATTCTGGACTCTTTACCCCAACCAGTAGTTGAAGGACAAGGATGTCCCCGTAGAGCTAGGTTGCAAATAGATCTTATACTACTGGCAATTGAAGCGCTAGAGCTTGGTGGCTCTGAAGCTATCTTGGCATTTGCTGAAGAGTTGGATCTTAAAGGAATTGTTAAAAACCGGGTCAATTTATGGCAAATGCGTAGTACCAACCCCATGCGACGAGCACATATCCGCCGTCCTCTGTCTATCATGGAAGCAAAAGCTTTAGTGGTTATTGGTTGCTACATTGCGCGACGCTTAACTGTTGTTATTCGCCAGTTGCTGGCGATACATCAACAAATGGTTGAAAAACAGCTTCCACTGGAACAGAATTTACGTCTATCTAACTACCTAGAGCGCTTTAGAAGCCACTTTAAGAGCCGAATGAATTCTCGACGTTCTGGTGTTTTAGCGTTACATTCCGAGGAAAAATTAAATGAGCTAGCTATAACTTTGTTGGAACAATTATTATTTTGTACTGGTACAGCTGGAATGCAGCGGTTCTGGATTAGTCTTTTTGACGGTGAGGTGGAATGA